One genomic window of Glycine max cultivar Williams 82 chromosome 16, Glycine_max_v4.0, whole genome shotgun sequence includes the following:
- the LOC100814956 gene encoding GDSL esterase/lipase At4g01130 produces MMGTLKVSNSSLYIFSKFLVICMVMMISLVDSSYSLCDFEAIFNFGDSNSDTGGFHTSFPAQPAPYGMTYFKKPVGRASDGRLIVDFLAQGLGLPYLSPYLQSIGSDYTHGANFASSASTVIPPTTSFSVSGLSPFSLSVQLRQMEQFKAKVDEFHQTGTRISSGTKIPSPDIFGKALYTFYIGQNDFTSKIAATGSIDGVRGSLPHIVSQINAAIKELYAQGGRAFMVFNLGPVGCYPGYLVELPHATSDYDEFGCIVSHNNAVNDYNKLLRDTLTQTGESLVDASLIYADTHSALLELFHHPTFYGLKYNTRTCCGYGGGVYNFNPKILCGHMLASACDEPQNYVSWDGIHFTEAANKIVAHAILNGSLFYPPFPLHKHCDLQPIG; encoded by the exons atgatgggtACCCTTAAGGTGTCCAACAGTAGTTTATACATATTTTCGAAGTTCCTAGTAATTTGTATGGTGATGATGATATCTTTGGTTGATTCAAGTTATTCCTTGTGTGATTTTGAGGCAATCTTCAATTTTGGTGATTCGAATTCAGATACGGGTGGGTTTCATACAAGCTTTCCTGCACAGCCTGCTCCCTATGGAATGACTTACTTCAAAAAACCAGTGGGGCGTGCTTCTGATGGAAGGCTTATTGTTGATTTTCTCG CTCAGGGTCTTGGATTGCCATATTTGAGCCCATATCTGCAATCAATTGGATCAGACTATACTCATGGGGCTAACTTTGCGTCTTCAGCCTCCACTGTGATTCCGCCCACAACTTCCTTCTCTGTCAGTGGGCTAAGTCCATTTTCCCTCTCTGTTCAACTCAGGCAAATGGAGCAATTCAAAGCCAAAGTTGATGAATTTCATCAAACAG GAACAAGGATATCATCTGGAACGAAAATCCCTTCTCCAGATATATTTGGAAAGGCCCTTTACACGTTCTATATTGGGCAAAATGACTTCACTTCCAAAATAGCAGCCACTGGTAGTATTGATGGAGTGAGGGGCAGCCTTCCTCACATCGTTTCACAAATCAATGCTGCTATCAAG GAGCTATATGCACAAGGGGGGCGTGCATTTATGGTATTCAATCTTGGTCCTGTGGGATGCTATCCTGGATACTTGGTGGAGCTTCCTCATGCTACTTCcgactatgatgagtttggatGCATTGTTTCTCACAACAATGCTGTAAATGATTATAACAAACTGTTGAGGGATACATTGACTCAAACCGGAGAAAGTTTAGTAGATGCTTCCCTTATTTATGCGGACACACACTCTGCTCTCTTGGAGCTCTTTCACCACCCCACATTCTATG GACTAAAGTATAATACCAGAACATGTTGTGGGTATGGAGGCGGTGTCTACAACTTTAACCCTAAAATTTTGTGCGGCCATATGCTAGCAAGTGCTTGTGATGAACCCCAGAACTATGTGAGCTGGGATGGCATCCATTTCACAGAAGCAGCAAACAAGATTGTTGCACATGCCATTCTAAATGGTTCTCTTTTTTATCCTCCTTTCCCTCTTCATAAACACTGTGATCTCCAACCTATTGGTTGA
- the GBF2 gene encoding G-box binding factor, with the protein MGNSEEEKSVKTGSPSSSPATTEQTNQPNIHVYPDWAAMQYYGPRVNIPPYFNSAVASGHAPHPYMWGPPQPMMQPYGPPYAAFYSHGGVYTHPAVAIGPHSHGQGVPSSPAAGTPSSVESPTKFSGNTNQGLVKKLKGFDELAMSIGNCNAESAERGAENRLSQSVDTEGSSDGSDGNTAGANQTKRKRSREGTPITDAEGKTELQNGPASKETASSKKIVSATPASVAGTLVGPVVSSGMATALELRNPSTVHSKANSTSAAQPCAVVRNETWLQNERELKRERRKQSNRESARRSRLRKQAETEELARKVEMLTAENVSLKSEITRLTEGSEQMRMENSALREKLINTQLGPREEITLSSIDSKRAAPVSTENLLSRVNNSGANDRTAENENDICENKPNSGAKLHQLLDTNPRANAVAAG; encoded by the exons ATGGGAAACAGTGAGGAAGAGAAATCTGTTAAAACTGGAAGTCCTTCTTCTTCACCTGCAACAACT GAGCAGACCAACCAACCTAATATTCACGTCTATCCTGATTGGGCTGCCATGCAG TATTATGGGCCAAGAGTCAACATTCCACCATACTTCAACTCAGCTGTGGCTTCTGGTCATGCTCCACACCCATACATGTGGGGGCCGCCACAG CCTATGATGCAACCTTATGGGCCACCTTATGCAGCATTTTATTCGCATGGAGGGGTTTATACTCACCCTGCAGTTGCTATT GGGCCACACTCACATGGTCAAGGAGTTCCATCTTCACCTGCT GCTGGGACTCCTTCAAGCGTAGAATCACCAACCAAATTCTCTGGAAATACTAATCAGGGTTTAGTGAAGAAATTGAAAGGGTTTGATGAGCTTGCAATGTCAATAGGCAATTGCAATGCTGAGAGTGCTGAGCGAGGAGCTGAAAACAGGCTGTCACAGAG TGTGGATACTGAGGGTTCCAGCGACGGAAGTGATGGCAACACTGCAGGG GCTAatcaaacaaaaaggaaaagaagccgAGAAGGAACACCGATCACTG ATGCAGAAGGGAAAACTGAGCTACAAAATGGTCCGGCTTCCAAAGAGACTGCATCTTCCAAAAAGATTGTGTCAGCTACCCCAGCTAGTGTTGCAGGAACATTAGTTGGACCTGTAGTTTCTTCAGGTATGGCCACAGCACTGGAGCTGAGGAACCCTTCGACTGTTCATTCTAAGGCAAATTCCACAAGTGCCGCACAACCTTGTGCAGTTGTGCGTAATGAAACTTGGTTACAG aATGAGCGTGAGCTGAAACGGGAGAGGAGAAAACAATCTAACCGTGAATCTGCTAGAAGGTCCAGGCTGAGGAAGCAG GCCGAGACTGAAGAATTGGCACGAAAAGTTGAGATGTTAACTGCTGAGAATGTGTCTCTGAAGTCAGAAATAACTCGACTGACTGAAGGTTCTGAGCAGATGAGGATGGAAAATTCTGCATTGAGG GAAAAACTGATAAATACTCAACTGGGACCAAGGGAAGAGATAACTTTGAGCAGCATTGACAGCAAGAGGGCTGCACCTGTAAGTACAGAAAACTTGTTATCAAGAGTTAACAATTCCGGAGCTAATGATAGAACTGCAGAGAATGAGAATGATATCTGCGAGAACAAACCAAATTCTGGTGCAAAGCTGCATCAACTACTGGATACAAATCCTAGAGCTAATGCTGTAGCAGCTGGTTGA
- the GBF2 gene encoding G-box binding factor isoform X1, giving the protein MGNSEEEKSVKTGSPSSSPATTEQTNQPNIHVYPDWAAMQPMMQPYGPPYAAFYSHGGVYTHPAVAIGPHSHGQGVPSSPAAGTPSSVESPTKFSGNTNQGLVKKLKGFDELAMSIGNCNAESAERGAENRLSQSVDTEGSSDGSDGNTAGANQTKRKRSREGTPITDAEGKTELQNGPASKETASSKKIVSATPASVAGTLVGPVVSSGMATALELRNPSTVHSKANSTSAAQPCAVVRNETWLQNERELKRERRKQSNRESARRSRLRKQAETEELARKVEMLTAENVSLKSEITRLTEGSEQMRMENSALREKLINTQLGPREEITLSSIDSKRAAPVSTENLLSRVNNSGANDRTAENENDICENKPNSGAKLHQLLDTNPRANAVAAG; this is encoded by the exons ATGGGAAACAGTGAGGAAGAGAAATCTGTTAAAACTGGAAGTCCTTCTTCTTCACCTGCAACAACT GAGCAGACCAACCAACCTAATATTCACGTCTATCCTGATTGGGCTGCCATGCAG CCTATGATGCAACCTTATGGGCCACCTTATGCAGCATTTTATTCGCATGGAGGGGTTTATACTCACCCTGCAGTTGCTATT GGGCCACACTCACATGGTCAAGGAGTTCCATCTTCACCTGCT GCTGGGACTCCTTCAAGCGTAGAATCACCAACCAAATTCTCTGGAAATACTAATCAGGGTTTAGTGAAGAAATTGAAAGGGTTTGATGAGCTTGCAATGTCAATAGGCAATTGCAATGCTGAGAGTGCTGAGCGAGGAGCTGAAAACAGGCTGTCACAGAG TGTGGATACTGAGGGTTCCAGCGACGGAAGTGATGGCAACACTGCAGGG GCTAatcaaacaaaaaggaaaagaagccgAGAAGGAACACCGATCACTG ATGCAGAAGGGAAAACTGAGCTACAAAATGGTCCGGCTTCCAAAGAGACTGCATCTTCCAAAAAGATTGTGTCAGCTACCCCAGCTAGTGTTGCAGGAACATTAGTTGGACCTGTAGTTTCTTCAGGTATGGCCACAGCACTGGAGCTGAGGAACCCTTCGACTGTTCATTCTAAGGCAAATTCCACAAGTGCCGCACAACCTTGTGCAGTTGTGCGTAATGAAACTTGGTTACAG aATGAGCGTGAGCTGAAACGGGAGAGGAGAAAACAATCTAACCGTGAATCTGCTAGAAGGTCCAGGCTGAGGAAGCAG GCCGAGACTGAAGAATTGGCACGAAAAGTTGAGATGTTAACTGCTGAGAATGTGTCTCTGAAGTCAGAAATAACTCGACTGACTGAAGGTTCTGAGCAGATGAGGATGGAAAATTCTGCATTGAGG GAAAAACTGATAAATACTCAACTGGGACCAAGGGAAGAGATAACTTTGAGCAGCATTGACAGCAAGAGGGCTGCACCTGTAAGTACAGAAAACTTGTTATCAAGAGTTAACAATTCCGGAGCTAATGATAGAACTGCAGAGAATGAGAATGATATCTGCGAGAACAAACCAAATTCTGGTGCAAAGCTGCATCAACTACTGGATACAAATCCTAGAGCTAATGCTGTAGCAGCTGGTTGA
- the LOC100807997 gene encoding 4-hydroxy-tetrahydrodipicolinate reductase 2, chloroplastic-like (The RefSeq protein has 1 substitution compared to this genomic sequence), whose protein sequence is MATSLLKTPLNVFNRHHNHVAFFSNGTSARSSAPISQKRRSRPFPVVSMASTPVQTSLEKTELSSKSTGLPIMVNACTGKMGKAVINAAEAAGLNVVPVSFGCEEESGQTFQIGGKEFLVHGPSDRESVLASVLDKYPNLIVVDYTIPDAVNGNAELYSKVGVPFVMGTTGGDRDLLHKTVLDSNIYAVISPQMGKQVVAFLAAMEIMAEQFPGAFSGYSLQVLESHQASKVDASGTAKAVISCFNKLGVSYDMDQIKLIRDPRQQLEMVGVPEKHLSGHAFHMYHLTSPDDTVTFEFQHNVCGRSIYAEGTVDAVLFLAKKIETKDPKRLYNMIDVLREGNMR, encoded by the exons ATGGCAACATCTCTTCTGAAAACTCCGCTCAATGTGTTCAACAGACACCACAATCACGTCGCATTCTTCTCCAATGGCACAAGTGCAAGAAGCAGTGCTCCAATTTCGCAGAAGAGGAGATCGCGTCCATTCCCCGTAGTGTCAATGGCATCCACACCGGTTCAAACTTCTCTCGAAAAAACTGAACTTTCGTCCAAAAGCACCGGTCTTCCAATAATG GTTAATGCATGTACTGGAAAAATGGGAAAGGCTGTGATTAATGCGGCGGAAGCTGCTGGACTGAATGTTGTTCCTGTGTCGTTTGGGTGTGAAGAGGAGTCTGGACAGACTTTTCAGATTGGTGGAAAGGAGTTTCTAGTGCATGGTCCTTCTGACAGGGAGAGTGTTCTTGCATCTGTGCTTGATAAGTATCCAAATTTGATTGTTGTGGATTACACAATACCCGATGCAGTCAATG GCAATGCTGAGTTATACAGTAAGGTTGGGGTGCCCTTCGTGATGGGAACCACTGGTGGAGATAGGGACTTGTTGCATAAGACCGTGTTAGATTCAAACATTTATGCTGTGATATCCCCACAAATGGGAAAGCAG gTTGTTGCTTTTCTTGCAGCTATGGAAATTATGGCAGAGCAATTTCCTGGAGCCTTCTCTGGGTATTCCTTACAG GTATTGGAGTCCCATCAAGCAAGCAAAGTTGATGCATCTGGAACTGCAAAGGCTGTAATTTCTTGCTTCAACAAACTGGGGGTGTCTTACGATATGGATCAG ATAAAATTGATCAGGGATCCCCGGCAACAACTTGAAATGGTTGGAGTCCCAGAGGAGCATCTATCTGGTCATGCATTTCATATGTATCATTTGACATCCCCAGATGACAC AGTTACATTCGAATTTCAACATAATGTTTGTGGTAGATCAATATATGCGGAGGGCACTGTTGATGCTGTGCTGTTTCTTGCTAAGAAG ATTGAAACAAAGGATCCCAAGAGACTGTATAATATGATTGATGTCTTGCGAGAGGGTAATATGCGATGA